In one window of Chrysiogenia bacterium DNA:
- a CDS encoding AAA family ATPase, with translation MNYLEYYGLQQEPFSNAPVSKFFFNSAQHSKALLRLQYAAESMKGLALLVGDIGAGKTTLARRMLDQLPEDAYEAALLVIIHSGITAEWLLKRIATQLGVNEPAEDKLTLLSQLYKRLVEIHDSGKKAIVLIDEAQMLQTREIMEEFRGLLNLEVPGTKLLTFIFFGLPELEENLKLDEPLAQRVALRYHLDPLSEEATSNYIEHRLRLAGRPAPLFAPDAVAAIHRFSRGIPRLINTICDNGLFEGSLLKRESIEADIIENIAADLGLAQQESAAERAARSAEAQQVMKDTARRAKEMAAGRGAPVASAPAQAPAAPAAAHVPTMSAPVSITPAPAPSAAPAPKKEEAEDDEIDSILDQFGE, from the coding sequence ATGAACTACCTCGAGTATTACGGGCTACAACAGGAACCATTTTCGAACGCGCCGGTCAGCAAGTTCTTCTTCAATTCGGCGCAGCATTCGAAGGCACTCTTGCGACTGCAGTACGCAGCCGAGAGCATGAAGGGCCTCGCCCTGCTGGTCGGTGACATCGGCGCGGGCAAGACCACCCTGGCTCGCCGGATGCTCGACCAGCTTCCCGAGGATGCCTACGAGGCCGCCCTGCTGGTCATCATCCACTCGGGCATCACGGCCGAATGGCTCTTGAAGCGCATCGCAACCCAGCTCGGCGTGAACGAGCCCGCCGAAGACAAGCTCACCCTGCTCAGCCAGCTCTACAAGCGCCTGGTGGAGATTCACGACTCGGGCAAGAAGGCCATCGTGCTCATCGACGAGGCCCAGATGCTGCAGACCCGTGAGATCATGGAAGAGTTCCGCGGCCTGCTGAATCTCGAGGTGCCGGGCACGAAGCTGCTCACCTTCATCTTCTTCGGACTGCCCGAGCTCGAAGAGAACCTCAAGCTCGATGAGCCTCTGGCGCAGCGCGTGGCGCTGCGTTACCACCTCGACCCGCTGAGTGAGGAAGCCACCAGCAACTACATCGAACACCGCCTGCGCCTTGCCGGGCGCCCCGCCCCGCTGTTTGCGCCCGACGCAGTCGCCGCGATCCATCGCTTCAGCCGCGGCATCCCGCGCCTGATCAACACGATCTGCGACAACGGTCTGTTCGAGGGCTCGCTTCTCAAGCGTGAGAGCATCGAAGCAGACATCATCGAAAACATCGCTGCCGATCTGGGCCTGGCCCAGCAGGAATCGGCAGCCGAGCGCGCCGCCCGTAGCGCCGAAGCCCAGCAGGTGATGAAGGACACGGCCCGACGCGCCAAGGAAATGGCCGCCGGTCGCGGCGCCCCGGTGGCGAGTGCTCCGGCCCAGGCGCCCGCCGCCCCGGCGGCAGCCCACGTGCCCACGATGAGCGCGCCCGTTTCGATCACCCCGGCCCCCGCGCCCTC